One Ignavibacteria bacterium genomic window, GTTGATTCTCTGACGAAAGCTCGATGAGACTCTGTTTCTGTTCGGTAGAGAGTCCAGACTTCGGCGCCATATCGAATGAAGGGCAGACGCCGAGATCAGTATGGGTCAGTAACGGAGCGGTAGCGCCATAGACGAGCGTGACAATGAGATTGTACTTCTCCAGACATTCATTGAGAAGAAGTTGGTCCACCGTTACGTCATCGTCATCAAGACCTTCTATCTCACCAGTTGCAAAGGGGCGATCATTGTTCTTGAGTTCGAGCAGTCTGAACCTGCGTGTTCCTTCCACGATAACATCCATTCTGCCATCGGGATAACTCTGCGTAACCTCAACGACACGTGCGGCACATCCAATTGGATGCATATGGCCTTCTTCAACGAGGTTGATACCAAACTCCGAGCCTCGCTCAAGGCACTCGTTCATGAGTTCCTTATAGCGAGGCTCAAAGATGTGAAGCGGTACCCGCACGTGCGGGAACAATACGAGATTCAATGGGAAGAGACCGAGTGTCACGCAGAGAACTTCTTGAAGCGTTTGTTGATGCGACCCCAGTGCAGATTGTTGAGGAATGCATCGATATACTTTACGCGACCGGGTCCATCCTTGTGGTAGTAGGCGTGTTCAAACACATCACACGAGATCAGTGGAATGCCACCCCAGATAGCACCATAATGATGCTCGTCCACAAGAACGTTGAGGAGTCTTCCCGAATACAGCTGATCGATACAAAGTACGCCCCATCCCGAAAGCTTTGCGGCTGTGGCAGTGGCCTTGAAGTCTGCCTTCCATGCATCGAATGAACCGTACTCGCGTTCGATCGCCGCAACAACTTCCGGACCTTTCGAAGGATCGCCGTCTCCGCCGAGTACTTCCCAGTACACGTCGTGAAGAATAGTGCCGCCGTGGTTCCAGGTCTGACGTCGCTTAAGTTCGCCGAAGTCGCTCCAATTACCGTTCGCTCCTGCCTTATCGGCATTCTCCAGACCGGCCTCGATCTTGTTGAGGAACGTCACATACCCTTTGTGGTGTGTGTTGTAATGCCAGTCTGATGTTTCAGGAGAAACAACATCCTTGAGCAATTCTTTTGCTTCTTCATCCGAGTATGGACGCGGATTGAATTTCCATTCGTATGCCATGGGGGGGTCCTAGTTACGGAGTTACGGAGTTACGGAGTTACGGAGATACATAGCGTCGGGCTTTAGCCCGACGTGACGGGGTTACGCTGCAAATGAAGACCCGCAACCGCATGTTTTTGTTGCGTTGGGGTTATTGAACGTGAATCCTTTGCCCATGAGACCATCGCTGAAGTCCAGCGTCATTCCCATGAGATAGAACATGCTCTTGGAATCGATAAAGACGCGTACGCCTTCTGCATCTAGCACAAGATCATTCTCGCGTGATACTGCATCAAAGCCGAGAGTATAGGACATGCCGGAGCAGCCCCCTCCTTTAACTCCAAGACGCAGACCGAAGTCATCGGCAATGTTGTTCGATGCCTTGATCTTCTTCACTTCGGCGATGGCCTTGTTCGTGATGATGATGTTATCGGACTCATCTGTACCGAGAACACCGGTTGGAACAGAGAGTACATCTGCTCCCATGATGGCTACACTCATGATACCTCCAATTGAACGAGTTGTTGTGGTGATGCAAGCTCCGCAACGGTCATGGACCGAAACGTTGCTTTGATCCGCTCGTGAAGAACGGTAAGGGGCTCGCGGATCGTGCAGGATCCGTGAGCTG contains:
- a CDS encoding LON peptidase substrate-binding domain-containing protein, encoding MTLGLFPLNLVLFPHVRVPLHIFEPRYKELMNECLERGSEFGINLVEEGHMHPIGCAARVVEVTQSYPDGRMDVIVEGTRRFRLLELKNNDRPFATGEIEGLDDDDVTVDQLLLNECLEKYNLIVTLVYGATAPLLTHTDLGVCPSFDMAPKSGLSTEQKQSLIELSSENQRLEELHEHFTELLPMIRRAEAIQRVVQSDGYLRAIT
- a CDS encoding superoxide dismutase; the encoded protein is MAYEWKFNPRPYSDEEAKELLKDVVSPETSDWHYNTHHKGYVTFLNKIEAGLENADKAGANGNWSDFGELKRRQTWNHGGTILHDVYWEVLGGDGDPSKGPEVVAAIEREYGSFDAWKADFKATATAAKLSGWGVLCIDQLYSGRLLNVLVDEHHYGAIWGGIPLISCDVFEHAYYHKDGPGRVKYIDAFLNNLHWGRINKRFKKFSA
- a CDS encoding iron-sulfur cluster assembly accessory protein, which encodes MGADVLSVPTGVLGTDESDNIIITNKAIAEVKKIKASNNIADDFGLRLGVKGGGCSGMSYTLGFDAVSRENDLVLDAEGVRVFIDSKSMFYLMGMTLDFSDGLMGKGFTFNNPNATKTCGCGSSFAA